One Paraburkholderia sp. IMGN_8 DNA window includes the following coding sequences:
- the ahcY gene encoding adenosylhomocysteinase: MNAAVIDSQASQDFIVADMSLADWGRKELNIAETEMPGLVQTREEYKAQQPLKGARIAGSLHMTIQTGVLIETLTALGADVRWASCNIFSTQDHAAAAIAKAGTPVFAFKGESLDEYWEFSHRIFEWPNGEFANMILDDGGDATLLLILGSKAEKDRSVISKPTNEEEVALYKSIARHLDADPVWYSTRLAHIKGVTEETTTGVHRLYQMEKEGRLPFPAINVNDSVTKSKFDNLYGCRESLVDGIKRATDVMIAGKIAVVAGYGDVGKGCAQSLRGLGATVWVTEIDPICALQAAMEGYRVVTMEYAADKADIFVTATGNYHVIGHDHMKAMRHNAIVCNIGHFDSEIDVASTRQYQWDNIKPQVDHIIFPDGKRVILLAEGRLVNLGCATGHPSFVMSNSFTNQTLAQIELFTQGNKYENKVYVLPKHLDEKVARLHLARIGANLTVLSDAQAGYIGVDKNGPFKPNHYRY; the protein is encoded by the coding sequence ATGAACGCCGCAGTTATCGATTCCCAGGCTTCCCAGGATTTCATCGTTGCCGACATGTCGCTTGCCGACTGGGGCCGCAAGGAACTCAACATCGCCGAGACGGAAATGCCCGGCCTCGTGCAAACGCGCGAAGAGTACAAGGCGCAGCAGCCGCTGAAGGGTGCGCGCATCGCAGGTTCCCTGCACATGACGATCCAGACCGGCGTGCTGATCGAGACGCTGACCGCGCTCGGCGCCGACGTCCGCTGGGCCTCGTGCAACATCTTCTCGACGCAAGACCATGCTGCCGCGGCGATCGCCAAGGCCGGCACGCCGGTGTTCGCTTTCAAGGGCGAATCGCTCGACGAATACTGGGAATTCTCGCACCGCATTTTCGAATGGCCGAACGGCGAATTCGCCAACATGATCCTCGACGACGGCGGCGACGCCACGTTGCTGCTGATCCTCGGCTCGAAGGCCGAGAAAGACCGCTCGGTGATCTCGAAGCCGACCAATGAAGAAGAGGTCGCACTGTATAAGTCGATCGCCCGTCATCTGGACGCGGATCCGGTCTGGTACTCGACGCGCCTCGCTCACATCAAGGGCGTGACCGAAGAAACCACGACTGGCGTGCACCGTCTGTATCAGATGGAAAAGGAAGGCCGTCTGCCGTTCCCGGCGATCAACGTCAACGACTCGGTCACCAAGTCGAAGTTCGACAACCTGTATGGCTGCCGTGAGTCGCTGGTCGACGGTATCAAGCGCGCGACCGACGTGATGATCGCGGGCAAGATCGCGGTGGTCGCAGGTTACGGCGACGTGGGCAAGGGCTGCGCGCAATCGCTGCGCGGTCTGGGCGCGACGGTATGGGTTACGGAAATCGATCCGATCTGCGCACTGCAAGCGGCAATGGAAGGCTACCGCGTCGTGACGATGGAATACGCGGCCGACAAGGCCGACATCTTCGTGACGGCGACCGGCAACTACCATGTGATCGGCCACGATCACATGAAGGCGATGCGCCACAACGCGATCGTCTGCAACATCGGTCACTTCGACTCGGAAATCGACGTCGCGTCGACCCGTCAGTACCAGTGGGACAACATCAAGCCGCAAGTCGACCACATCATTTTCCCGGACGGCAAGCGCGTGATCCTGCTGGCTGAAGGGCGTCTCGTGAACCTGGGTTGCGCGACGGGCCACCCGTCGTTCGTGATGTCGAACTCGTTCACCAACCAGACGCTCGCGCAGATCGAACTGTTCACGCAAGGCAACAAGTACGAGAACAAGGTGTACGTGCTGCCGAAGCATCTCGACGAGAAGGTCGCACGCCTGCATCTGGCGCGCATCGGCGCGAATCTGACGGTGTTGTCCGACGCGCAGGCCGGCTACATCGGCGTCGACAAGAACGGTCCGTTCAAGCCGAACCACTACCGCTATTAA
- a CDS encoding LysR substrate-binding domain-containing protein: MELRALRYFVEVVRQQSFTVAAEQMFVTQPTISKMVKSLEDEIGSPLLLRDGRQMVLTDAGRIVYQRGQDVLAAHAQLQAELNDLDTLGRGELTIGIPPMGGSLFTPAIAAFRQRYPKIELKLFEQGSRAIEAALINGELELGGVLQPVDPENIDVLPMTRQLLWLVARTGSRWDDLHEVPLGQLASEPFVFYGESLALNDVVLNACRTAGFAPTIVGRSGHWDFMAALVLAGVGIALLPAPYCRRLDAAQFTCRPVVEPEIPWEMAIGWRRNGYLSHAARAWLEVAREALPGQAGDDFMLGPGIGMTGITAPLSK; encoded by the coding sequence GTGGAACTACGCGCGCTGCGCTATTTCGTCGAAGTGGTGCGTCAACAGAGCTTCACCGTCGCCGCCGAGCAGATGTTCGTCACGCAGCCGACCATCAGCAAAATGGTCAAGTCGCTGGAAGACGAAATCGGCTCGCCGCTACTGCTGCGCGACGGGCGCCAGATGGTGCTGACCGACGCCGGCCGGATCGTCTATCAGCGCGGCCAGGACGTATTGGCCGCGCATGCGCAGTTGCAGGCCGAGCTGAACGATCTCGACACACTCGGCCGCGGCGAGCTGACGATCGGCATTCCGCCGATGGGCGGTTCGCTCTTCACGCCCGCGATCGCCGCATTCCGCCAGCGCTACCCGAAAATCGAACTGAAGCTGTTCGAGCAGGGTTCGCGCGCGATCGAAGCGGCGCTGATCAACGGCGAACTGGAATTGGGCGGCGTACTGCAACCGGTCGACCCCGAGAATATCGACGTGCTGCCGATGACGCGGCAATTGCTCTGGCTGGTCGCGCGCACCGGCTCGCGCTGGGACGACCTACACGAGGTGCCGCTCGGCCAGTTGGCAAGCGAGCCGTTCGTGTTCTATGGCGAAAGCCTTGCGCTCAATGATGTCGTTCTGAACGCGTGCCGCACGGCCGGCTTTGCGCCGACCATTGTCGGGCGCAGCGGGCATTGGGATTTCATGGCGGCGCTGGTGCTGGCCGGGGTCGGCATTGCGTTGCTGCCGGCGCCATATTGCCGACGGCTCGACGCGGCGCAGTTCACCTGCCGGCCGGTCGTCGAACCGGAAATTCCGTGGGAAATGGCGATCGGCTGGCGTCGCAATGGCTATCTGTCGCATGCGGCACGCGCGTGGCTCGAGGTTGCGCGCGAGGCGCTGCCGGGCCAGGCCGGCGACGATTTCATGCTGGGGCCGGGCATCGGCATGACCGGTATCACCGCGCCGCTTTCCAAATGA
- a CDS encoding CidA/LrgA family protein produces MTTQLLSRFANAGRASGAMRVARIAVQSAALAGLWLVADFVVRQLRLPVPGGVVGLVALLALLFCGGVAPRWIKAGADWLLSDMLLFFIPAAVAAVQYGGLFREDGWRLALVVVAGTLMVMLAVAIAVEQAARLERRLALRRVMVARHAARA; encoded by the coding sequence ATGACGACGCAACTTCTCTCCCGATTCGCCAACGCCGGTCGCGCAAGCGGCGCGATGCGCGTTGCGCGGATCGCCGTGCAGAGCGCCGCGCTCGCCGGTCTCTGGTTGGTCGCCGATTTCGTCGTGCGTCAGCTTCGTTTGCCGGTGCCCGGCGGTGTGGTCGGCCTGGTCGCGTTGCTCGCGCTGCTGTTTTGCGGCGGTGTCGCGCCGCGCTGGATCAAGGCCGGCGCCGACTGGCTGTTGTCGGACATGCTGCTGTTCTTCATTCCGGCCGCGGTTGCCGCGGTGCAATACGGCGGGCTGTTTCGCGAGGACGGCTGGCGTCTCGCGCTGGTGGTGGTCGCCGGCACGTTGATGGTGATGCTCGCGGTCGCCATTGCGGTCGAACAGGCCGCACGGCTCGAGCGCCGGCTGGCGCTGCGCCGCGTGATGGTCGCGCGGCATGCGGCGCGTGCCTGA
- a CDS encoding LrgB family protein, whose translation MNALYSSLFADDASRLIAAGCFVLTVALYFASKTLYARFKSPWLTPLVAVPAVLAAIVVLAHIPYPVYFQDTRWLMWLLGPATVAFAVPIYEYRELLKRHWISLTVGVTVGIVVAVGGSLMLAKLLHLSPELQRSLMTRSVSTPFALAVSDKIHAPKDLTALFVIATGVCGMLFGELVLGLVPLRTRLARGALFGAAAHGVGTAKARELGSEEGVVASLTMMIAGVVMVLLAPMLGLLPI comes from the coding sequence ATGAACGCGCTCTACTCGTCCCTGTTTGCCGATGATGCCTCGCGTCTGATCGCGGCGGGCTGTTTCGTGCTGACGGTGGCGCTGTATTTCGCGTCCAAGACGCTGTACGCGCGCTTCAAGTCGCCGTGGCTGACGCCGCTGGTCGCCGTGCCGGCGGTGCTCGCGGCGATTGTCGTGCTCGCGCATATTCCGTATCCCGTCTATTTTCAGGATACGCGCTGGCTGATGTGGCTGCTCGGGCCTGCCACGGTCGCCTTCGCCGTGCCTATTTATGAATACCGCGAGTTGCTCAAACGGCACTGGATTTCGCTGACGGTCGGTGTGACGGTGGGCATTGTGGTGGCGGTCGGCGGCTCGCTGATGCTGGCGAAGCTGCTGCATCTATCGCCGGAATTGCAACGCAGTCTGATGACCCGCTCGGTGTCGACGCCGTTCGCGCTTGCCGTCTCCGACAAGATTCACGCGCCGAAGGATCTGACCGCGCTGTTCGTGATCGCGACGGGCGTCTGCGGGATGCTGTTCGGCGAACTGGTGCTGGGGCTCGTGCCGCTGCGCACGCGGCTCGCGCGCGGCGCATTGTTCGGCGCGGCGGCGCACGGCGTGGGCACCGCGAAGGCGCGTGAACTTGGCAGCGAGGAAGGCGTGGTCGCCAGTTTGACGATGATGATCGCCGGCGTGGTGATGGTGCTGCTTGCGCCAATGCTAGGGCTGTTGCCGATCTGA
- a CDS encoding phage holin family protein — MTVLLTWLINALALLIITYLVPSIHIRSFGTALIVAVVLGLINTILRPVLILLTLPVTIVTLGLFILVVNALCFWLCASLLKGFEVSGFWSAFFGSILYSIVSWLLSALIFGNRSIG; from the coding sequence ATGACCGTGCTGCTGACATGGCTGATCAACGCGCTTGCGCTCCTGATCATCACCTACCTCGTACCGTCGATTCATATCCGCAGTTTCGGCACCGCATTGATCGTCGCGGTGGTGCTCGGGTTGATCAATACGATCTTGCGACCGGTGCTGATCCTGTTGACGCTGCCCGTGACGATCGTCACGCTCGGACTCTTCATTCTGGTGGTCAATGCGCTGTGCTTCTGGCTGTGCGCGTCGCTCCTGAAGGGCTTCGAAGTGTCGGGTTTCTGGTCGGCGTTCTTCGGCTCGATTCTGTACAGCATCGTTTCGTGGCTGCTGTCCGCGCTTATTTTCGGCAACCGCAGTATCGGTTGA
- the metF gene encoding methylenetetrahydrofolate reductase [NAD(P)H], with amino-acid sequence MNPIELSFEFFPPKTQEGVDKLRATRAQLVALKPKFVSVTFGAGGSTQQGTLDTVVEMVKEGLEAAPHLSCIGSSKESLRAILNEYRAHGIRHIVALRGDLPSGMGEVGELRYASELVSFIRAEFGDWFWIEVAGYPEYHPQSRSPRQDLENFARKVKAGANSAITQYFFNGDAYFRFVEDAKKLGVDVPIVPGIMPITNFSQLMRFSEMCGAEVPRWVARRLESFGDDRESIRAFGLDVVTDLCGRLIEAKVPGLHFYTLNGAAATKAICERLGV; translated from the coding sequence ATGAACCCGATCGAACTTTCATTCGAATTCTTCCCGCCGAAGACGCAGGAAGGTGTCGACAAGCTGCGCGCCACGCGTGCGCAGCTCGTGGCGCTCAAACCCAAGTTCGTATCCGTCACCTTCGGTGCGGGCGGCTCGACGCAACAGGGCACGCTCGATACCGTCGTCGAGATGGTGAAGGAAGGGCTCGAGGCAGCGCCGCACCTGTCGTGCATCGGCTCGTCGAAAGAGAGCCTGCGCGCGATTCTCAACGAGTACCGTGCGCATGGCATCCGCCATATCGTCGCGCTGCGCGGCGATCTGCCGTCCGGCATGGGCGAAGTCGGCGAACTGCGCTACGCGTCGGAACTAGTGAGCTTTATCCGTGCCGAGTTTGGCGACTGGTTCTGGATCGAGGTGGCCGGCTATCCGGAGTACCACCCGCAGTCGCGCTCGCCGCGTCAGGATCTGGAAAACTTCGCCCGCAAGGTGAAGGCCGGCGCCAATTCGGCGATCACGCAGTATTTCTTCAACGGGGACGCGTATTTCCGTTTCGTCGAGGACGCAAAGAAGCTCGGCGTCGACGTGCCGATCGTGCCGGGCATCATGCCGATCACGAACTTTTCGCAGCTGATGCGTTTCTCGGAGATGTGCGGGGCGGAAGTGCCGCGCTGGGTGGCGCGCCGTCTGGAGAGCTTCGGTGACGATCGCGAGTCGATTCGCGCGTTCGGGCTGGATGTGGTGACCGACCTGTGCGGACGCCTGATCGAAGCGAAAGTGCCGGGCCTGCATTTCTACACGCTGAACGGCGCTGCGGCGACCAAGGCGATCTGCGAGCGGCTGGGCGTTTAA